The Glycine soja cultivar W05 chromosome 6, ASM419377v2, whole genome shotgun sequence genome has a window encoding:
- the LOC114416841 gene encoding probable protein phosphatase 2C 39: protein MTGREIFHKMKEKVLGSSDPDSGKGKSKMKKNITHGFHLVKGRSGHAMEDYLVAQFKQVDDNELGLFAIFDGHSGHSVPDYLKSHLFDNILKEPNFWTEPAEAVKRAYGITDSTILDKSGELGRGGSTAVTAILINCQELLVANIGDSRAVLCKNGVAKQLSVDHEPSIESEDIRNRGGFVSNFPGDVPRVDGQLAVSRAFGDKSLKIHLSSEPYVTLEMIEDDAEFLILASDGLWKVMSNQEAVSAIKDVKDARSAAKVLTEEAKIRKSSDDISCVVVKFQ from the exons ATGACGGGCAGGGAAATTTTTCATAAGATGAAG GAAAAAGTTTTGGGCTCATCTGATCCTGATTCTGGTAAAGGAAAGAGCAAGATGAAGAAGAACATAACTCATGGCTTTCACTTGGTAAAGGGGAGATCAGGTCATGCCATGGAAGACTATCTTGTTGCTCAATTCAAGCAAGTTGACGACAATGAATTGGGTTTATTTGCAATATTTGATGGCCACTCAGGTCACAGTGTACCTGATTACTTGAAGTCTCATTTGTTTGATAATATCTTGAAAGAG CCTAACTTCTGGACAGAACCTGCTGAGGCTGTTAAGAGAGCATATGGTATAACTGATTCTACTATTTTAGACAAATCAGGTGAATTGGGTAGAGGGGGTTCAACTGCGGTTACTGCAATATTGATCAACTGTCAGGAGCTGCTAGTGGCCAATATTGGGGATTCCCGGGCTGTCTTATGCAAGAATGGCGTGGCCAAACAACTATCAGTGGATCATGAACCAAGCATAGAAAGTGAAGATATAAGAAACAGAGGTGGTTTTGTGTCAAACTTCCCAG GGGATGTTCCACGTGTCGATGGTCAGTTGGCGGTGTCAAGGGCATTTGGTGACAAAAGCCTGAAGATACATTTGAGCTCAGAACCATATGTAACTTTGGAGATGATAGAAGATGATGCAGAGTTTCTTATACTAGCCAGTGATGGGTTATGGAAG GTAATGTCAAATCAAGAAGCAGTTAGTGCTATCAAAGATGTTAAGGATGCCAGGTCCGCAGCTAAGGTGCTTACCGAAGAAGCAAAGATCAGGAAAAGTTCTGATGATATCTCTTGCGTTGTTGTGAAATTTCAGTGA